A region of Narcine bancroftii isolate sNarBan1 chromosome 5 unlocalized genomic scaffold, sNarBan1.hap1 SUPER_5_unloc_1, whole genome shotgun sequence DNA encodes the following proteins:
- the LOC138750091 gene encoding glycogen synthase kinase-3 beta-like isoform X2 — MRPAPMGDSNKATTVVATLDRGPDGPKEVPYVGVKIISNGSFSVVYQARMVDGGELISIKKILQGKRFKVMGKSSFSEMGQPEI, encoded by the coding sequence GAGATAGCAATAAGGCCACAACAGTGGTGGCCACACTGGATCGTGGACCCGATGGCCCCAAGGAGGTGCCCTACGTAGGTGTTAAAATTATCAGCAATGGGTCTTTTAGTGTGGTGTACCAGGCCAGGATGGTGGACGGTGGAGAGCTGATttccatcaagaagatcttgcagggCAAAAGATTCAAGGTGATGGGGAAGAGCAGTTTTTCAGAAATGGGACagcctgaaatttaa